One window from the genome of Tolypothrix sp. NIES-4075 encodes:
- a CDS encoding outer membrane protein assembly factor BamB family protein: protein MVTKSYSFCLRAVGIVTMASILLVPTIVTRANDGQWKWDGEWKLGGEWKLGGQNLNNTRNQATERYLKPENVASLSPKWVFTTGGEISATPAVVDGAIYLPDWAGNLFKIDAQTGAQIWSNTIANYISDPSIPEASTNTPYSTIPTAISRTSPAVKGNKVIIGSQGGAYLMAINKDTGKLIWKTKLDSHPSAVITQSPAIYRNRVYVGVASLEEGDPFVNPNYQCCTFRGSMASVNLTTGKILWKTYMVPDNGGLPGGYSGAGVWGSTPAIDPKRKSVYIATGNNYEVPQTAKDCIANLRAPTPSDQSQCLDPNNHIDAIMALDLDTGAIKWSNKLEGYDTWNVACQFGSAPNCPDPQGGDYDFAQAPMLFTVKNAGQPRDLVGAGQKSGVFWALDPDSGQVVWSQIVGPGGTTGGIQWGSATDGQQIYAAIVNTQSQEYKLQPSGETTTAGSWSALDAATGKIIWQIADPAGAKDEGPMTVANGVVYAGSMASGQNSNNMYALEAKTGKILWGFNSGGSVVAGAAVVNGTVYWGSGYSRYGKGTFNNKLYAFTVSK from the coding sequence ATGGTGACTAAAAGTTATTCGTTTTGCCTTCGAGCAGTTGGAATTGTTACAATGGCATCGATACTACTCGTGCCAACAATTGTTACTCGTGCTAATGATGGTCAGTGGAAGTGGGATGGCGAGTGGAAGTTAGGTGGCGAGTGGAAGTTGGGTGGTCAGAACTTAAACAATACCCGCAATCAAGCGACTGAGAGATATCTCAAACCAGAGAACGTAGCTTCCTTATCCCCCAAATGGGTTTTTACTACAGGTGGTGAGATATCAGCGACACCGGCGGTTGTAGATGGAGCTATATACCTGCCTGACTGGGCTGGAAACTTGTTCAAGATCGATGCACAGACGGGTGCTCAGATTTGGTCAAATACTATCGCCAACTACATTAGTGACCCAAGTATCCCAGAAGCGAGCACGAACACACCTTACTCAACTATCCCAACAGCGATCTCGCGCACAAGTCCAGCGGTCAAGGGAAACAAAGTGATTATCGGCAGCCAGGGAGGTGCCTACCTGATGGCAATTAATAAAGATACGGGCAAGCTAATCTGGAAGACAAAACTTGACTCTCATCCAAGCGCTGTCATCACTCAGTCGCCAGCAATTTATCGCAACCGTGTATACGTTGGGGTTGCCTCACTGGAGGAGGGAGACCCTTTCGTAAATCCAAATTACCAATGCTGCACCTTCCGTGGCAGCATGGCATCAGTCAATTTGACCACCGGAAAGATATTGTGGAAGACCTACATGGTACCGGACAACGGTGGTCTACCCGGTGGCTACTCAGGCGCAGGAGTGTGGGGCAGTACACCAGCAATCGACCCGAAGCGAAAGTCAGTATATATTGCAACAGGCAATAACTATGAAGTGCCCCAGACGGCAAAAGATTGCATCGCCAATCTAAGAGCGCCAACGCCCAGCGATCAGTCGCAATGCCTCGATCCCAACAATCATATTGACGCGATCATGGCACTTGATCTCGATACCGGCGCGATTAAGTGGTCGAATAAGCTGGAGGGGTACGATACGTGGAATGTTGCCTGCCAGTTTGGCAGTGCGCCGAATTGCCCTGACCCCCAAGGAGGGGATTATGATTTCGCTCAAGCACCAATGCTATTTACCGTTAAAAATGCGGGACAACCGCGCGACTTAGTTGGCGCTGGGCAGAAGAGCGGCGTCTTTTGGGCGCTTGACCCGGATAGCGGGCAAGTCGTCTGGAGCCAAATCGTTGGTCCTGGTGGCACAACGGGTGGAATCCAGTGGGGTTCAGCCACGGATGGTCAACAAATTTATGCCGCGATCGTAAACACCCAATCCCAGGAGTACAAGCTACAACCTTCGGGTGAGACTACCACAGCTGGGTCATGGAGTGCGCTCGACGCAGCGACTGGCAAGATTATCTGGCAAATTGCGGACCCAGCAGGTGCGAAGGATGAGGGTCCAATGACGGTAGCGAATGGAGTAGTGTATGCTGGCTCAATGGCATCAGGGCAAAACTCGAATAACATGTATGCATTGGAGGCAAAGACTGGTAAAATTCTCTGGGGTTTTAACAGCGGGGGGTCAGTGGTTGCAGGTGCTGCGGTGGTTAATGGTACGGTGTATTGGGGTTCCGGCTACAGCCGCTACGGCAAAGGCACGTTTAATAATAAGCTATACGCATTCACAGTCTCCAAATAG
- a CDS encoding PRC-barrel domain-containing protein — MTSEQIIRRSDILNTQVITRDNAKRLGIVSQVWVDIDQREVVALSLRDSLISVSGIPRYMYLNSISQFGDAILVDNEDAIEDVEVDLYSNLVNWEVITETGEVLGRVRGFKFNGETGKIYSIVIASLGLPQIPDQFLSTYELPVEEIVSTGPNRLIVFEGAEERVNQLSVGLLERLGIGKAPWERDADEAYDYQPRAVTPDKQLPSGVPLQPPKPKVRTPEPVAQEWDEDYIEEEVPVRRVVEARQYESIQYEEDDEEDNWSEATGKDKYQKPISYEAKPVNNKPYTDDYDDYDDDLDSDAWDDAPKPINIPKKVKERQPEYEEEGGY, encoded by the coding sequence ATGACCTCTGAACAAATAATTAGACGCTCTGATATTTTAAACACCCAGGTAATCACCCGCGACAACGCCAAACGGCTAGGAATCGTCAGTCAAGTTTGGGTAGACATAGACCAAAGAGAGGTTGTGGCTCTTAGTTTGCGAGATAGCCTGATCTCTGTTTCGGGTATTCCGCGCTACATGTACCTCAACAGCATCAGTCAGTTTGGCGATGCCATCCTAGTTGACAACGAGGATGCAATAGAAGATGTAGAGGTTGATCTTTACAGCAACCTAGTTAACTGGGAAGTAATTACAGAAACCGGCGAAGTATTAGGTAGAGTGCGGGGCTTCAAATTCAACGGCGAAACAGGTAAAATTTACTCAATCGTCATCGCCTCTTTGGGATTACCACAAATTCCCGATCAATTCCTCAGCACCTACGAATTGCCAGTTGAAGAAATCGTCAGCACCGGTCCCAACAGATTGATTGTCTTTGAAGGTGCTGAAGAAAGGGTGAATCAATTATCAGTCGGTTTGCTGGAACGTCTCGGTATCGGCAAAGCACCTTGGGAACGCGATGCAGACGAAGCTTATGATTATCAGCCTCGCGCAGTCACACCAGACAAACAACTGCCCAGCGGAGTACCTTTACAGCCACCCAAGCCAAAAGTTCGCACACCCGAACCGGTAGCGCAAGAATGGGACGAAGACTATATCGAGGAAGAAGTCCCCGTGCGTCGTGTTGTTGAAGCCAGACAATATGAGTCAATTCAGTACGAAGAAGACGACGAAGAAGATAACTGGAGTGAAGCGACGGGTAAAGACAAATATCAAAAACCGATTAGTTACGAAGCCAAACCCGTCAACAACAAACCATACACCGACGACTACGACGATTACGACGACGATTTAGACAGCGACGCTTGGGATGATGCACCAAAGCCGATAAATATTCCCAAGAAAGTTAAAGAAAGACAGCCAGAATACGAAGAAGAAGGCGGATATTAA